One Olsenella sp. oral taxon 807 DNA segment encodes these proteins:
- a CDS encoding cell wall metabolism sensor histidine kinase WalK, with protein MLKLLKRKFIIFVTGLVSLVLLGVVASSLWSSYLSVQSSIDSVLEEGLETPLTEAPSGRSRNQSNSGLFVVTVETSSSGIVLATSNASLSTKLHDLDQIIAESLDVEKGRGYASDLGIAWKSRKLQSGNVLITMVNAGDLYQSWERQSIRSIASFIIALAAVAIISVYLADWATAPIEEAFQKQQRFVGDASHELKTPLAVILANGEILMKSHELSAKDRRWVKSISDEAEHMKSLVGELLQLARTDEGLVDSSSFAFRMESIDFSDMVGSASLEFDALAFERNCTIETELQEGVLVNGDREWVDRLVKILMDNACKYAYDGSQITVRLTFEKRKNARLSITNRGEPIAPEDLKHIFDRFYRSDNSRSRTDSPGGFGLGLAIARGIAEAHGGTISATSTTEEGTTFSVTLPASLNVT; from the coding sequence ATGCTTAAGCTACTAAAGAGGAAGTTCATCATCTTTGTCACGGGACTCGTGAGCCTCGTGCTCTTGGGGGTAGTCGCATCATCGCTCTGGTCTTCCTACCTCTCTGTGCAGAGCTCGATAGACTCGGTGCTTGAGGAGGGTCTCGAGACGCCGCTCACGGAGGCGCCATCTGGCAGGAGCAGAAACCAGAGCAACTCCGGCCTGTTCGTGGTGACGGTCGAGACCTCGTCCTCGGGCATCGTGCTCGCGACGAGCAACGCGTCGCTTTCAACCAAGCTCCACGATCTCGACCAGATCATAGCTGAGTCCTTGGATGTGGAGAAGGGCCGCGGCTATGCCTCGGATCTGGGCATCGCCTGGAAGTCCCGCAAGCTCCAGAGCGGCAATGTGCTCATCACCATGGTCAACGCAGGTGATCTGTACCAATCTTGGGAGAGGCAGTCTATACGGAGTATCGCCTCCTTTATCATAGCGCTTGCCGCCGTGGCTATCATTTCTGTCTATCTGGCCGATTGGGCGACGGCGCCTATCGAGGAGGCCTTTCAGAAGCAGCAGCGCTTCGTGGGAGATGCCTCTCACGAGCTCAAGACCCCGCTTGCCGTCATTCTTGCTAATGGTGAGATCCTTATGAAATCCCATGAGCTCTCGGCAAAGGACAGGCGTTGGGTAAAGAGCATCTCAGACGAGGCGGAGCACATGAAGAGTCTCGTGGGAGAGCTTCTTCAGCTTGCCCGGACGGATGAGGGCCTGGTCGACTCCTCCTCGTTTGCCTTCCGGATGGAGAGCATCGACTTCTCGGATATGGTCGGGTCTGCCTCCCTTGAGTTCGATGCGCTTGCCTTCGAGCGTAACTGCACCATAGAGACTGAGCTGCAGGAGGGAGTGCTCGTAAACGGTGATCGCGAGTGGGTGGATCGCCTCGTTAAGATCCTCATGGATAACGCCTGTAAGTATGCGTACGATGGAAGTCAGATCACTGTCAGGCTCACGTTCGAGAAGCGAAAGAACGCCCGTCTCTCCATCACCAATAGGGGGGAACCCATCGCGCCTGAAGACCTCAAGCACATCTTTGACCGCTTCTATCGATCGGACAACTCCCGTTCTCGCACCGACTCTCCCGGTGGCTTTGGTTTAGGACTCGCCATTGCACGAGGTATCGCGGAGGCCCATGGCGGCACGATCTCTGCGACGAGCACGACTGAGGAGGGTACGACGTTCTCCGTCACTCTGCCCGCCTCGCTCAATGTCACATGA
- a CDS encoding response regulator transcription factor, whose protein sequence is MNILVVEDERNLADAIVQILIDDHFNAEAVYDGNAGLTAAQSGLYDAVVLDIMLPGIDGIQIVKELRHSGNSIPVLMLTAKTSTGDMVQGLDAGSDDYMTKPFEAPELLARVRALTRRQGDVVIDEITFADLKLDLTTHDLSCGEHKVHLSGKEFAVMQMLMSSNSRVVSKQDLLSRVWGTSGDASENSVEAYISFLRKKVSHIHSHVQITTLRMLGYRLEDFSED, encoded by the coding sequence ATGAACATTCTTGTTGTCGAGGACGAGAGGAACCTCGCGGACGCGATCGTACAGATCCTCATCGATGACCATTTCAACGCCGAGGCCGTCTATGACGGCAATGCGGGCCTCACAGCCGCCCAGAGCGGCCTCTATGATGCGGTCGTGCTTGACATCATGCTTCCGGGCATCGACGGCATTCAGATCGTGAAGGAGCTCAGGCACTCCGGAAACTCGATTCCAGTCCTGATGCTCACGGCCAAGACGTCAACCGGAGACATGGTGCAGGGCCTCGATGCCGGAAGCGACGACTACATGACCAAGCCCTTTGAGGCTCCCGAGCTGCTCGCGCGCGTACGTGCCCTTACCCGCAGGCAAGGCGACGTCGTCATCGACGAGATCACCTTCGCCGATCTCAAGCTCGATCTGACGACCCATGACCTGTCCTGCGGTGAGCATAAGGTTCACCTGTCGGGCAAGGAGTTCGCTGTCATGCAGATGCTCATGAGCTCGAACTCCCGTGTCGTCTCGAAGCAGGATCTACTCTCCCGCGTCTGGGGCACAAGCGGAGACGCCTCGGAGAACTCAGTCGAGGCGTACATCTCGTTTCTGCGCAAGAAGGTCAGTCACATCCATTCGCACGTGCAGATCACGACTCTGCGCATGCTCGGCTACCGTCTCGAGGACTTCAGCGAGGACTAG
- the rpsP gene encoding 30S ribosomal protein S16 — protein MAVKIRLARHGAKKRPYYRIVVADGRMPRDGRYIDLVGRYNPLSDPKTIDIDIEKVDAWVAKGAQPSNAVSHLIDIVKNGTPAPEKKRKLSKKAAAKASAGSDESTE, from the coding sequence TTGGCAGTGAAGATCCGTCTTGCCCGTCATGGCGCCAAGAAGCGTCCATACTATCGTATCGTCGTGGCCGATGGTCGCATGCCCCGTGACGGTCGCTACATCGATCTCGTCGGACGCTACAACCCCCTGTCCGATCCCAAGACCATTGATATCGACATCGAGAAGGTCGATGCGTGGGTGGCCAAGGGCGCGCAGCCCTCAAATGCCGTGTCGCACCTGATTGACATCGTCAAGAATGGCACGCCCGCCCCCGAGAAAAAGCGGAAGCTCTCCAAGAAGGCCGCCGCCAAAGCTTCGGCTGGCTCTGACGAGAGCACGGAGTAG
- a CDS encoding KH domain-containing protein, producing MAGQAAISGAPLGQAEQGLPSDRVADLVEYIVCGLVTDEDRVSLDVTDGEGSALIEISCAEDDAGRVIGKRGRTIKAIRTLARALGSRVGTAVEVEVLG from the coding sequence GTGGCCGGACAAGCTGCGATCAGCGGGGCTCCTCTTGGACAGGCAGAGCAGGGCTTGCCGAGTGACAGGGTCGCCGATCTTGTCGAGTATATCGTCTGCGGACTTGTGACCGACGAGGACCGAGTGTCCCTCGACGTGACGGACGGGGAAGGCTCGGCGCTCATCGAGATCTCGTGCGCCGAGGATGATGCCGGACGCGTCATCGGTAAGCGCGGACGCACGATCAAGGCGATCAGAACGCTTGCGCGTGCCTTGGGCTCGAGGGTCGGCACGGCCGTCGAGGTCGAGGTCCTCGGGTAG
- a CDS encoding 16S rRNA processing protein RimM, protein MEKTHGRQGEIVAVDVNGLGTYLRPGMWVWAVPPRLKGPRSFVVGRVRGNGHGWLVSLVGVDSIAHASRLVGRTLLVAVDELPDDFELHDARELVGRRVRDLLLGEIGHISEVTLGVANDAWTIEGETGTFVIPVVGEYVLGIDNEGELVVNLPDGVREGRDG, encoded by the coding sequence GTGGAGAAGACGCATGGCAGGCAGGGGGAGATCGTGGCAGTTGATGTCAACGGTCTCGGTACATACCTCAGGCCCGGCATGTGGGTATGGGCCGTTCCACCTAGGCTGAAGGGTCCTCGCTCCTTCGTAGTGGGTCGCGTGAGAGGCAACGGTCACGGTTGGCTCGTGAGCCTCGTGGGTGTGGACAGCATCGCCCACGCATCACGGCTCGTCGGAAGGACGCTGCTTGTAGCCGTCGACGAGCTGCCGGATGACTTCGAGCTGCATGATGCGAGGGAGCTCGTCGGCAGGCGAGTCAGAGACCTGCTCCTCGGGGAGATCGGTCATATCAGCGAGGTAACGCTCGGCGTCGCAAACGATGCCTGGACCATCGAGGGTGAGACGGGAACGTTCGTCATACCCGTCGTCGGGGAGTATGTGCTCGGGATAGACAACGAGGGTGAGCTCGTAGTGAACCTGCCTGACGGCGTAAGAGAGGGACGGGACGGATGA
- the trmD gene encoding tRNA (guanosine(37)-N1)-methyltransferase TrmD has protein sequence MIFEVLSVFPQVFEPYLSESILGRAWQRSLFEFVAHDLRTWTHDRHSTVDDAPFGGGQGMLMKCEPIFEAVRDISGQGKKRPHVIFFSPCGRRYSEKDAERLSSFDRILFVCGRYEGIDERAYALADEIVSVGDYVLTGGELAALVVIDSVVRLLPGVLGDDRSAKDESFSQGLLEYAQYTRPATFQGERVPEVLLSGDHGAVSAWRRRSSIERTARWRPDLLEGAELSEDEWSLVHETLGQRDCEATDV, from the coding sequence ATGATATTCGAGGTCCTCTCCGTTTTTCCCCAGGTCTTCGAGCCGTATCTGTCCGAGTCAATTCTGGGCCGCGCATGGCAGAGATCCCTGTTCGAGTTCGTAGCCCACGACCTGAGGACATGGACGCATGACAGGCATAGTACGGTGGATGACGCCCCCTTTGGTGGCGGGCAGGGCATGCTCATGAAATGCGAACCGATATTCGAGGCAGTGAGGGACATCTCGGGGCAGGGGAAGAAGCGGCCGCATGTGATATTCTTCTCGCCCTGTGGCAGGCGCTATTCGGAAAAAGACGCCGAGAGGCTCTCGAGCTTTGACAGAATCTTGTTTGTCTGCGGTCGCTATGAGGGCATCGATGAGAGGGCGTATGCGCTGGCGGACGAGATCGTCTCTGTGGGGGACTACGTCCTCACGGGAGGTGAACTTGCTGCCCTTGTGGTCATCGACTCCGTCGTGAGACTCCTGCCCGGAGTGCTCGGTGACGACAGGAGCGCGAAGGACGAGTCCTTCTCGCAGGGCCTCCTCGAGTATGCCCAGTACACGAGACCGGCCACATTTCAGGGCGAGCGCGTTCCAGAGGTCCTGCTCTCTGGCGACCATGGCGCCGTGAGCGCGTGGAGACGCAGGAGTTCCATAGAGCGCACGGCACGCTGGAGGCCAGACCTCCTTGAGGGAGCAGAGCTCAGCGAGGACGAGTGGAGCCTCGTCCACGAGACGTTGGGGCAACGGGATTGCGAGGCGACAGATGTCTGA
- the lepB gene encoding signal peptidase I produces MSDGDAGTRRGREGILWELLQWLGSVAFVFILFVLLRIFVFGVYYVPTGSMTDTIQVGDQLIGEKISYRFTSPKVGEIVTFDDPDGSGETLIKRIIATSGQTIDIHDGKLYIDGVEQEESYTKSRPTYALTEHAANLSGGIKYPYRVPEGCVWLMGDNRTNSLDSRYFGAVSTTRISSHALFIYLPFKDARTL; encoded by the coding sequence ATGTCTGATGGTGACGCGGGGACGAGGCGTGGCAGGGAGGGCATTCTGTGGGAGCTACTCCAATGGTTGGGCTCTGTGGCCTTCGTGTTCATCCTCTTCGTGCTCCTGAGGATCTTCGTCTTTGGCGTCTACTATGTCCCCACGGGATCCATGACCGACACGATTCAGGTGGGCGATCAGCTGATAGGCGAGAAGATCAGTTACCGCTTCACGAGTCCGAAGGTCGGCGAGATCGTGACCTTCGACGACCCTGACGGATCGGGAGAGACCCTCATAAAGCGCATCATCGCGACGTCAGGGCAGACGATAGACATACACGATGGCAAGTTGTACATAGATGGTGTCGAGCAGGAGGAGTCCTACACCAAGAGCAGGCCCACCTACGCGCTCACGGAGCATGCCGCGAACCTCTCGGGTGGCATAAAATATCCCTATAGAGTTCCTGAGGGCTGCGTCTGGCTCATGGGCGACAACAGGACGAACTCGCTTGACTCGCGTTACTTCGGTGCCGTGAGCACGACGAGGATCAGCTCGCACGCGCTGTTCATCTACCTTCCGTTCAAAGATGCCAGGACGCTATAG
- a CDS encoding glycine--tRNA ligase subunit alpha, translating into MGDDILTFQDMILRLERYWADKGCTVMQPYDSEVGAGTFHTATLLRSLGPAAWRTCYPQPCRRPTDGRYGKNPNRMQHYYQFQVILKPSPADSQELYLGSLTAIGLDPAEHDVRFVEDDWESPTLGAWGLGWEVWVDGMEVTQYTYFQQVGGIEVDPVPVEITYGLERIAMYAQGVDSVYDIIWSYLPDGTPMTYGTVFLENEREFSIYNFEVADVGLMREKFDEYEAECHSCLEHRLPLPAYDCVMKCSHAFNLLDSRGAISATERANYILRVRAIAKACCESYLSEVATAGAAAGENARTGEVA; encoded by the coding sequence ATGGGTGACGACATACTGACCTTTCAGGATATGATTTTGAGGCTCGAGCGGTACTGGGCGGACAAGGGTTGCACCGTGATGCAGCCCTACGACAGCGAGGTGGGGGCTGGCACCTTCCATACCGCGACGCTCCTACGCTCGCTCGGTCCCGCCGCCTGGCGCACCTGCTACCCGCAGCCCTGCCGCAGGCCCACCGACGGCCGCTACGGAAAGAATCCCAACCGTATGCAGCACTACTATCAGTTCCAAGTCATCTTGAAGCCATCTCCAGCGGATTCCCAGGAACTCTACCTGGGATCGCTTACGGCCATAGGCCTTGACCCCGCCGAACACGACGTGCGCTTCGTTGAGGATGACTGGGAAAGCCCCACGCTCGGTGCCTGGGGTCTGGGTTGGGAGGTCTGGGTTGATGGCATGGAGGTCACCCAGTACACCTACTTCCAGCAGGTCGGTGGCATCGAGGTGGATCCTGTGCCGGTGGAGATCACCTATGGCCTCGAGCGCATCGCCATGTATGCCCAGGGCGTTGACTCGGTCTACGACATCATCTGGAGTTACCTGCCCGACGGGACGCCCATGACCTATGGGACTGTGTTCCTAGAGAACGAGCGCGAGTTCTCTATCTATAACTTCGAGGTCGCCGACGTCGGCCTCATGCGCGAGAAGTTCGACGAGTACGAGGCCGAGTGTCACTCCTGCCTTGAGCATAGGCTGCCGCTTCCGGCCTATGACTGTGTCATGAAGTGCAGCCATGCCTTCAACCTGCTCGACTCGAGGGGCGCGATATCTGCGACGGAGCGGGCCAACTACATCCTACGCGTTCGTGCGATCGCGAAGGCCTGCTGCGAGTCCTATCTGAGCGAGGTCGCCACGGCGGGCGCTGCGGCAGGCGAGAACGCTCGCACGGGGGAGGTGGCCTAG
- the glyS gene encoding glycine--tRNA ligase subunit beta, with product MAEAKDFLLEIGCEEMPSAPLMSAQGQIGTLIERGLTEVGLAHGSIKTLSTPRRLAVIVRDLATATEEIREVKRGPAARIAFGEDGVPTKAAEGFARKLGISATELIRRVDGDGREYVFAERFVPSRESVPILSELSRRVIASLEWPNYRSQRWGSEHASFVRPIRWICALFGSEVVPFGYADVTSGNTTRGHRVLAPGEHVVTDPAHYEQILRHAYVMGEVERAQRIRAGISEVQTHASVQVDTPKRTFDEVVNLCEWPHVLVGRFDEEFLQVPTEIICESMLSHQRYFPIYDKDHRLTREFVIVSNADPACDATVIDGNERVVRARLDDAKFFWEEDLKRPLEDFVERLSTVTFQERLGTVLQKVQRMEAIAAEVARRAGASERDTAYAKRAAHLSKADLVSQTVIEFTNQQGIMGGYYAQAAGEPPEVARAIREHYRPRFASDELPSDLIGKAVAIADKLDTICGVFAIDEAPTGSSDPFAVRRAAIGTIAMLRTLPLVPLRALIDLSLDSYLMQGLSFDRGRVAGAVAAFFAGRLAAIAREEGAAPDVIDAVSSVGVIDPMEFMDRVEALGSARLEEPEVFEDLATAYARAAHLADRSLGYKIDEGIMGDAERSLLEACRRGSADVKKALSKRDYRAACKALADLREPIDRFFDDVLVMDDDTVVRENRLKLLNLFAAVFDDVANIGALSKKG from the coding sequence ATGGCGGAGGCGAAGGACTTTCTGCTCGAGATCGGCTGCGAGGAGATGCCCTCGGCACCCCTCATGAGCGCCCAAGGCCAGATCGGCACGCTCATCGAGAGGGGCCTTACGGAAGTCGGCCTCGCTCACGGTAGCATCAAGACACTCTCGACACCCAGACGACTCGCCGTCATCGTCAGGGATCTCGCCACGGCAACCGAGGAGATCCGAGAGGTCAAGCGCGGCCCCGCCGCAAGGATCGCCTTCGGTGAGGACGGTGTTCCCACCAAGGCTGCCGAGGGCTTCGCGCGAAAACTTGGCATCAGCGCGACAGAGCTCATTCGTAGAGTTGATGGCGATGGCCGAGAGTACGTGTTCGCAGAGCGCTTCGTTCCCTCAAGAGAGAGCGTGCCGATATTGAGCGAACTCTCAAGGCGCGTCATCGCCTCTCTTGAGTGGCCAAACTACAGAAGTCAAAGGTGGGGTTCTGAGCATGCGAGCTTCGTGCGGCCCATACGCTGGATCTGCGCGCTGTTCGGCAGCGAGGTCGTGCCGTTCGGCTATGCCGACGTCACGAGCGGCAATACCACGCGCGGGCATCGCGTGCTCGCGCCCGGCGAACACGTGGTCACAGACCCCGCCCACTACGAGCAGATACTGCGCCACGCCTACGTCATGGGCGAAGTCGAGCGTGCGCAGAGAATACGTGCCGGCATCTCTGAGGTCCAGACCCACGCCAGCGTGCAGGTTGACACGCCCAAGCGCACCTTCGATGAGGTGGTGAACCTCTGCGAGTGGCCGCACGTGCTGGTTGGCCGCTTTGATGAGGAGTTCCTCCAGGTCCCGACCGAGATCATCTGCGAGTCCATGCTCTCGCACCAACGCTACTTCCCGATATACGACAAGGATCACAGGCTCACGCGCGAGTTCGTGATCGTCTCGAATGCCGATCCAGCCTGCGACGCGACCGTCATCGACGGAAACGAGCGCGTCGTGAGGGCGCGCCTCGACGACGCCAAGTTCTTTTGGGAGGAGGACCTCAAGCGACCTCTGGAGGACTTTGTCGAGAGGCTCTCGACTGTCACCTTCCAAGAGAGGCTTGGCACAGTCCTGCAGAAGGTCCAGCGCATGGAGGCGATCGCAGCTGAGGTGGCACGGAGGGCTGGCGCCAGCGAGAGGGACACAGCCTATGCCAAGCGCGCCGCGCACCTCTCGAAGGCCGACCTCGTAAGCCAGACTGTCATCGAGTTCACCAATCAGCAAGGCATCATGGGTGGCTACTACGCTCAGGCTGCGGGTGAGCCGCCTGAGGTCGCTCGGGCCATTCGTGAGCACTACCGCCCCCGCTTCGCGTCAGACGAGCTTCCCTCGGACCTCATCGGCAAGGCAGTAGCCATTGCAGACAAGCTCGACACCATCTGTGGCGTCTTCGCCATCGACGAGGCTCCCACGGGATCATCCGACCCCTTCGCCGTCCGCCGAGCCGCCATCGGCACCATCGCGATGCTGCGCACCCTGCCCCTGGTCCCGCTAAGGGCGCTCATAGATCTCTCGCTTGACTCCTACCTGATGCAAGGCCTCTCCTTCGACAGGGGGCGGGTCGCTGGGGCTGTGGCTGCGTTCTTTGCCGGCCGCCTTGCCGCCATCGCCAGGGAGGAGGGGGCAGCTCCCGACGTCATCGATGCCGTCTCGTCGGTGGGCGTCATCGACCCGATGGAGTTCATGGACAGGGTCGAGGCCCTGGGCAGCGCCCGCCTGGAGGAGCCGGAGGTCTTCGAGGACCTTGCGACGGCCTATGCCCGCGCCGCGCACCTCGCTGACAGGAGCCTGGGCTACAAGATCGACGAGGGCATCATGGGCGACGCCGAGCGATCACTGCTCGAGGCATGCCGCAGGGGGTCCGCAGATGTGAAGAAAGCGTTGAGTAAACGCGACTACCGTGCCGCATGCAAGGCTCTCGCCGATTTGAGAGAACCAATCGACCGGTTCTTTGATGACGTTTTGGTCATGGACGATGACACTGTTGTAAGGGAGAATCGCCTCAAGTTGCTCAACCTCTTCGCAGCGGTGTTCGACGACGTGGCCAATATCGGGGCGCTCTCCAAGAAGGGGTAG
- a CDS encoding kinase/pyrophosphorylase, with product MSEDTLDDIDIFADVTPVVFVLSDARGKTAASVVEAAADQFNDKVVTIKQLGNVKSVGMVCDYLDNNVTEDVPMAVFHTIVDRNLRRDIRRELDGRGIPSIDLLGPAITVISTLTGEEPKYEAGRRSDNEVSVTS from the coding sequence ATGTCCGAAGACACACTCGATGACATTGACATTTTCGCTGACGTGACTCCTGTCGTGTTCGTACTCTCCGACGCGCGTGGCAAGACGGCCGCGAGCGTGGTTGAGGCGGCGGCGGACCAGTTCAATGACAAGGTCGTGACCATCAAGCAGCTCGGCAACGTCAAGTCGGTGGGGATGGTCTGTGACTATCTCGACAACAACGTCACCGAGGACGTTCCGATGGCGGTGTTCCACACGATCGTCGATCGCAACCTTCGTCGTGACATCCGTCGAGAGCTCGATGGTCGCGGCATCCCGAGCATCGATCTTTTGGGGCCTGCCATCACGGTCATCTCGACGCTCACCGGCGAGGAACCCAAGTACGAGGCAGGCAGGAGGAGCGACAACGAGGTCTCTGTCACCAGCTAG
- the ppdK gene encoding pyruvate, phosphate dikinase: MAEKHVYRFGMDEHGNNVTEVAGSSVNEAKWITGGKGSNLAEMANIGLPVPPGFSITCQTCVAYSSAGNVWPEGVLDEIDEYRRDLERRMGKKIGDETDPLLVSVRSGAPFSMPGMMDTVLNLGLNDKSVQGLIKQTNNERFAWDSYRRFIQMFSSVVMGVEGQLFEDAINEKKAEKGVKLDTDLTAEDLKELTETFKRIFAKNVDSQAHPEVAPEGVASFPQDPYLQLRLAEQAVFGSWNTERAVLYRKQNKIDDSLGTAVNVQVMVFGNKGDSSATGVAFTRNPADGTNERYGDFLVNAQGEDVVAGIRNTEPIADLVKIPALKEAGEQLFHVFEILEDHYADMMDIEFTIEQGKLWMLQTRVGKRTALSALKVAMQMVEEGRITKEQAILRVAPDQLDQLLHPQFDPKAKFDVAAKGMNASPGAAVGAVVFSSDAAVHYANIEKPCILVRWETTPDDLKGMVAAEGILTSHGGKTSHAAVIARGMGAPCVCGAEALRIDAAKKEVAISGTNIVLHEGDIISIDGTTGNIIVGEVPLKRPELTGDLETMLEWADDVRHDASRGRIFGVRTNADNPEDAQLSVDFGAEGIGLDRTEHMFLGERKQIIQTFILADTNGQKQQALGQLLKAQTGDFMGMFKAMDGKAVIVRLLDPPLHEFLDDPRELAVEIAHAEGRGENDTQLEAMRERLARLDSFQEANPMLGLRGCRLGIVYPELNDMQVRAIAGAAATLKKQGLDPRPEIMVPLISTVEELKLVREQIQSVIKAVEEAEGLELSIPIGCMIELPRAAVTADEIGAYADFFSFGTNDLTQTTFGFSRDDVESAFIPQYLNKKILKANPFETLDVGVAKLVEMGVKGGHAANETIVCGICGETGGDPDSIQMYYDLGLDYVSCSPYRVPIARLAGAQAKINSNGGPKKLG; this comes from the coding sequence ATGGCTGAGAAGCACGTGTATCGCTTTGGCATGGACGAGCATGGCAACAATGTGACCGAGGTTGCCGGCTCTTCCGTCAACGAGGCAAAGTGGATTACCGGTGGCAAGGGATCCAACCTTGCCGAGATGGCCAACATCGGCCTTCCCGTTCCCCCGGGATTCTCGATCACCTGCCAGACCTGCGTCGCCTACTCGAGCGCCGGCAACGTCTGGCCCGAGGGCGTACTCGATGAAATCGATGAGTACCGCCGTGATCTCGAGAGGCGCATGGGCAAGAAGATTGGCGACGAGACCGATCCTTTGCTGGTCTCCGTTCGCTCAGGTGCTCCGTTCTCCATGCCTGGCATGATGGATACCGTCCTCAACCTCGGCCTCAACGACAAGTCGGTCCAGGGCCTCATCAAGCAGACCAACAACGAGCGCTTCGCCTGGGACTCCTACCGCCGCTTCATCCAGATGTTCTCGAGCGTCGTCATGGGCGTCGAGGGACAGCTCTTCGAGGACGCCATCAACGAGAAGAAAGCCGAGAAGGGCGTCAAGCTTGACACGGACCTCACCGCCGAGGACCTCAAGGAACTCACCGAGACATTCAAGCGGATCTTTGCGAAAAACGTCGATTCCCAGGCGCACCCCGAGGTCGCCCCTGAGGGCGTAGCCTCCTTCCCGCAGGATCCCTATCTGCAGCTACGCCTTGCCGAGCAGGCCGTCTTCGGTTCGTGGAACACGGAGCGCGCCGTGCTCTACCGCAAGCAGAATAAGATAGACGACTCTTTGGGCACTGCCGTCAACGTCCAGGTCATGGTCTTTGGCAACAAGGGAGACTCCTCCGCCACCGGTGTCGCCTTCACGCGTAACCCCGCCGACGGCACCAACGAGCGCTACGGCGACTTTCTCGTGAACGCCCAGGGCGAGGACGTCGTGGCAGGCATCCGCAACACCGAGCCCATCGCCGATCTCGTGAAGATCCCCGCGCTCAAGGAGGCGGGCGAGCAGCTCTTCCACGTCTTCGAGATCCTTGAGGACCACTACGCCGACATGATGGACATCGAGTTCACGATCGAGCAGGGTAAGCTTTGGATGCTCCAGACCCGCGTCGGCAAGCGCACGGCGCTCTCCGCGCTCAAGGTCGCCATGCAGATGGTGGAGGAGGGGCGCATCACCAAGGAGCAGGCGATCCTGCGCGTTGCCCCCGACCAGCTTGACCAGCTCCTGCACCCGCAGTTCGATCCTAAGGCAAAGTTCGATGTCGCCGCCAAGGGCATGAACGCCAGCCCCGGCGCGGCCGTGGGTGCCGTCGTGTTCTCCTCCGACGCCGCCGTCCACTACGCCAACATCGAGAAGCCCTGTATCCTCGTGCGCTGGGAGACCACACCCGACGACCTCAAGGGCATGGTGGCGGCCGAGGGTATCCTGACCTCGCATGGTGGCAAGACCTCGCATGCGGCCGTCATAGCCCGAGGCATGGGTGCCCCCTGCGTCTGCGGCGCCGAGGCCCTCAGGATAGACGCCGCAAAGAAGGAGGTGGCCATCTCGGGCACAAACATCGTGCTGCACGAGGGCGACATCATCTCAATCGATGGCACCACAGGCAACATCATCGTGGGAGAGGTGCCCCTGAAGCGCCCCGAGCTCACCGGCGACCTCGAGACCATGCTCGAGTGGGCCGATGACGTCCGTCACGACGCCTCACGCGGTCGTATCTTCGGCGTGCGCACCAACGCAGACAACCCCGAGGATGCCCAGCTCTCTGTGGACTTTGGTGCGGAGGGCATCGGCCTCGACCGCACCGAGCACATGTTCCTCGGCGAGCGCAAGCAGATCATCCAGACCTTCATCCTCGCCGACACCAATGGGCAGAAGCAGCAGGCCCTTGGCCAGCTCCTCAAGGCCCAGACGGGCGACTTCATGGGTATGTTCAAGGCCATGGACGGCAAGGCCGTCATCGTGCGCCTGCTCGACCCGCCCCTGCACGAGTTCCTCGACGATCCGCGCGAACTTGCCGTCGAGATAGCGCACGCAGAGGGTCGTGGCGAGAACGACACCCAGCTTGAGGCCATGCGCGAGCGCCTGGCACGGCTTGACTCGTTCCAGGAGGCCAACCCCATGCTCGGCCTGCGCGGCTGCCGTCTGGGCATCGTCTATCCCGAGCTCAACGACATGCAGGTCCGCGCCATCGCAGGCGCTGCTGCCACCCTCAAGAAGCAGGGTCTTGACCCCAGGCCCGAGATTATGGTCCCGCTCATCTCCACGGTCGAGGAACTCAAGCTCGTTCGTGAGCAGATCCAGAGCGTCATCAAGGCTGTCGAGGAGGCAGAGGGCCTTGAGCTCTCCATCCCCATCGGCTGCATGATAGAATTGCCGCGTGCAGCCGTGACCGCCGACGAGATCGGTGCCTACGCCGACTTCTTCTCCTTCGGTACTAACGACCTCACACAGACTACCTTCGGCTTCTCTCGCGACGATGTCGAGAGCGCGTTCATCCCACAGTACCTCAACAAGAAGATTCTCAAGGCCAACCCCTTCGAGACGCTCGATGTTGGTGTGGCGAAGCTCGTCGAGATGGGCGTCAAGGGAGGCCACGCGGCTAACGAGACCATCGTCTGTGGCATCTGCGGCGAGACGGGCGGGGATCCCGACTCCATCCAGATGTACTACGACCTCGGTCTTGACTACGTGTCCTGCTCCCCCTACCGCGTGCCCATCGCGCGCCTTGCGGGTGCCCAGGCCAAGATCAACTCCAACGGTGGCCCCAAAAAGCTGGGCTAG